The genomic DNA TTGGTCTATGGATTCCTTGTTTATCGTGGTGGTCACTCGCGTGCATAGGAGCTATATTATCAGCCGTGTTTTTGCCGCCAAACTCCAGAGGTTGAATGTGATGCGCGTCATAACGATCTCCGGCTCTACGAAGAAGCTTTCCACTTTTTGTGTGTACATCGGTTTTATATGTAGGCCATTTTTGATCGTTATTTTTTTCCCAGCCCTCTATGATTTCATCTTTGTTCCCTGCGAACTCTTTTTTTCTTTCTGCGTATTCTTCTGGGCCAACTTTTTCCCAGTCGTCAACGTTTATCTCTTTGTTATTGCCTATGGCCTTATCCCCGACCTCATCGTTGTATTTACGTCCCTCTTGCCTAATGTCTATTTTTTCCTTATTGTCGATGTCATCGTATTCTGACTGGGAACGCTCATGTTGATTATTCCAAGATCCATCAAAATCAGATCCTGTCCGGCTGTTGTTAAAGCCCCTTTCTATGTTCTCTTCCCCTCTATTCCATGGACCATCAAAGCTGCTTTTGATCTGACTTTGAGCGCCCTTCTCTGCTTCTTTGCCTATATCGGTGCCAACATTGTTCCATGGGCCGTCAAAACCAGCTCCTGGCTTTTCTACGCCTGTTTTTCCCAATCCCTCAGCTATCTCAGGTATAACTTTTGCTATCTCTCCTCCTGTTATCACGAAGATCCACCCCTTTTTTAGTTAGCCATTTTCTTCATGATTATTGAGCGACGAGGGTTGCCAGCTAAGACTGTCCATAAAAAGTCTTCCCTTAATGCCTTTTTAGACTTTGTTGAGATAGTTGAGTCAAAAAGCAGTGTTTTAATGCCTTCCTCTAGAAAGTCATCCAGCGTACTGTAGTCCTGGTCGCTATCTTCCCATGATGCAAAAAGGCGTTTTGGAGTTTCTCCGTCTATTTTGTTGATGTAATAGCCAAAAAAGGGTGCTGTAAGATGGTCATGCATCAGAAGGTATTTCATGTCTGATCTGATCTTTTCCAGGTTTCCTTTGTTGTTGAACCAGTAATCCACAAACTCCTTATTCATTGAGATGCATTTGTCATAGCACCCAGGATATGTGCTATTAAGGCTTGAAAAGAGTGCTGATATATAAAAAATGGCATGACATGCAACATCAACCGTTTCGCTCCGCCGGACTCGACGTTGTAACTGTTGGCGGAAAGAAGCTCTAATTGTTTCTAGATTTTCAGCTTCTCCAGATAGCACAAGTAAGAAAGCCCCTATTATACCGAGATAAAGCTCCTCGTGGAATTTTCTAAAGTCTTGCCGGGCATAAAAAGTGGCAATACCGGGTATTTTTTCAAAGCCAGGGTAACGCATAAAAACAAAGGAATTTTCTCGGTGAAAGCTTTGCATATCGTTGGAGATGGCGTTGTCATCCAATATTTGGCATCCAGGCTCTTTTTCGAGGTCGATCTGAACGAGAAAGGCTTTATCCATTCCTTCTCGATGTATTACCGCTTGCCCCGGTTCTAGGAGACAGAGTTCTCTGCTCTGTTCGTCGGTTAGGTTCATGGTCGCCCCCACATAGTCACGGTCGTCCTTGGCAAGGGTGCGGTGAATGATTTTTACATTTGTGTTTTTTATCACATCTTCGGCAAGTTTTGATGGTATCTGATCAACTACGATTATCCCTTGCCCAAATTCTCTAATTTCGGATATCACATTGGTGAAAGTCTCTACAGCCTTGCCTCGTGAATTGCCAACCTCTGGAGAGACGTAATCTGGTACTCGTTTCAGAAGACGATGTGACTCTTCGATCAAGAGAACATGTTTTAGGGATGAGCCTATTCCACCTCTTTTTTCTCGATATTCATAAATCGCTGAAAGAAGAAGCCCCATCAGAAAGCATTTTTCTTCGTCGTCACCGATGTATTTTAATTCCAAGACAACCTTGTTGTTTAAAAGTTTATCGATCGGTGTCGATCGACGGGTGTTCAACATGAGTCCCTTACTTCCGGTTAACAGGCTTGATATTCGTGCCTTAAGAGCTGCTGAATAGTTCATGGTTTGCTCTATAGCATATTTTTTTGAATTAACTACGTCGTCTATTTTTTCTAGTAAATCTTGGAGCGTCGGTAAATAATCGTAAAAGTGCTCACTTTCAATATTATCGAGATAGCGGTTGGAGGAGGTTGCAAGTTCCCATCCTTTATCCTGATAAATCCCGATGATGGCCTCTTCCAGCATGTAGGGCATAGCTGCGTACATGGGAAATGCTGCACTAAAGACAGCCTTCAGAGAGTCGATATGAGTTAGAAGCTCACATCCTGGAACAAACTCAAAAGGATTGATTCTAAACGGAGAGATCGATTCAGTTCCTAGCGTGAAAATTTTTAGGTCGGGCATCTTTTTCAGCATTTGACGATATTCAGTTTTTGCTGGCTCTATTACCATGAAAGGCAGCTCTATGTCTCGGAGTAGCCGAATACAGGTGTTTGTCTTTCCTGAGCCTGTTACGCCACAGACGAAAGCGTGCTTTTGTAGTAAAGAACGAGGTATTTGATAAGGAAGCTCGTCAAGAGGCTTCCTCTTGTGTACTACACGACCTATCCGAAGGGCGTTTTCAGAAAGAGGAGCATAGTTGACGCCAAAAGCAGGGGCTTCACGTAGAGTTATTCCCTGTACCTCTCTGCGAGGTAAATTCATAACTATGGAAAGCTCTTCTGTGTTCAACGGTGTTCCTATCCCCCCAAGAACAGGACCGAGAGGATGCCCAAGATTTGTGGATTCTATCTCTTCCCACGCCTTATCAAGAACTTCCTGAGAATATTGTGCGGGCTCACGTCGTATTTTTTCAAGAATATCCGTGCTTGTTTTATCATCAGTATTTGCAATTATGCTTATTAATCTATCTACGCTTCCTGAGGCTATCTTTTTGGCCATATTTGCAATTCGTACACCCCAACCGATCGAATCGTTTAGTTCATTTTTCTGGATGCCGTATCGTAGCAAGTTGTATTGAGGATTGTTGAAGTTTGCGAGGTAGGCCATAACCGCATCAGTCTGGAGAGGAAGAGCACGAATTGGCTCCCAATATGTTTCGTCTCCGGCTAGCGAAGCTCGTAAAAGTCCCTGTCCTCTTAGTTGAGTGTATTTATCGCTTGTTAGGAGATAGATCCCTACGTTCCAAAATCCTAGGTTTTTTCCGCGCTGAAGACGTCTTATGTAACTTTCACATAGTTGTTCGCAGTGCATCGCAGTTCTGTTCAGAACCTCCTGAGATACGGAGGAGCTACGATTCCAACCTTTGGCGTAGCCGCCGAAGCCGCCACCTCCAAGGGTATTACCTGCGGTGTTCGCTATAGAGCGAGTGAAGGAATGCATTTGGGAGGCTGTGTTAGTGTTGGCTATAGACCTTCCGACACTTGAAGCTAGAGGCATTCCCATTGCAGAAGCGGCCATAGGAGCGGCAACTGAACCAAAGATACCTCCTATTTTGGCTCCTAATGTCGCTCCAATAATAGTTCCAGCTCCAGGTACTATTGATCCGACAAGTCCACCTAATAGACCACCGACAGCCATAGAAGCGGCTCCTCCAGCGGCAATAAGAGCTCCACCACTTCCTAACCTTGTGCTTCCCTCCTGAGTGCCTATTGTCTCTGATTGGCTATCGGTCGTTCCGTCCGTTTCAGCTGTTCCGCCTGTGCTGCTGTTCATAACTCCTCTCATGCCGAACATCCCAATGTTAACGGTGTCGGATGATCCCTTCATTTTTTGAACCGTTGCCTTGACGTTGGCATGGACATCCGATGAAAGGTCAAAGAGATTTTTTACCATTCCGTCCACCATAGGAACCCCTACCGGCTCAGCAATGCAGAGGAGAACGTAGTTCTCCCCACGCATTGCTTCGATAAAGCGATCTATCCCTTGTACATAGGGTCCCTTGCTATCCCGGAGAGATGGAATTCCTGTAAAGGCGGTTACCTCTCCGTGATCAAGCAACGGTACGACAACCTCGTTCTGAGTTTCCACTGCCGAAAGTGGCTTGAACTTAGCTCCAAGGAAGTTCCCGTGGATCGTCTGTCCAAGCATGCGAGCGTATTGGTCCGTTCCAAGGGTTCCGGCCCGGTCTCTCCTTTTGGCTAGGCCGTAATAGAGTGAAGTTTTTTGCTTATCGCCATGGATGACGGAGATAACGTTGTGAGAATCGTCCTTCATGGATGCTAAGACATTCTGAAAGTGCATCAGGTGCAGTCCAAGATCGACTTCCCCCTCATGGCTGATTTCGTCCATTCGAATCATTCGGAGGTCTGTGCGGTAGTCAAAGTTGCTTTCCGCGACGTTTTCACACAGTTCAAGGCGATCAGGACGCAGAAAATCAAAGTATCGTCTTTCTAAAGCGAATAAAAGATGTTCGTCAAAAGCAGGAACAGTCTCCTGAATTTCTTTCTGCGAAAGAAGCAATTTATTCATCACGTTCTGCCGCCTCTCTAGGTGTTTTTTTATTTGATATTAGTTTTTGAGCGGGAATCTCTCTATCTCCTGAATATCCTGGTTGTCCTTATCGCGCTTATACAGGAGAACCTCATCTTTTGTTACTACAGTTATTGTGGTGTTGAGTAAAGCGGATAGGTTCTCAATGGTATTGTCTTCCCCCAGTAGCCCTTGTTTTATCAATAGCACTACAGACCAAAAACCTCTATGCCAATCTAAGGGAGGAATTATAATGGGTGGATTTTTAGGGTCATATGAATTGTTTTTGTAGACATTTTTAGGGCTAGTGTCTAAAAATACTATTTTCAACGAACCCGTTCTTGCTAAATCGATGATCTTTATTTCAGTGGTATCGTTCTGATCGCTACCCCCAAAAGGCGACCATCCTGATGTCTTGCTAGGGGAGAGGGTGACGTCGGTGCTCACCTCCGAATTTGCCAAACGTCTGATAAGAACAGAATCAGATCCTGCTATTTTCATAATATCCTGTGCATTTAACTGAGGGGAGACTATGTCCGAACTATCTTTCCAAAGTGGTACATAGGTAAACCCAATCTGCTTATCCCCAGAAGCAATCTCTGTCTTTGATGTTTCTAAATTTTCTTTAGATCCTATAACTATTTTGAAGTCATAGGAATCATTTTTTTCGGTTGCAACTGTTTTATTTAGTTGCCATGACTCTACGGAGATGATGTCTAACTGCTCCTTGGCAAACAAGATTCCTTGAAGGAAATCGCTGTTGTCTGATTCTTCCTCCAAAGCACATATAATTTTGGTGTTTTTTGGATTCGATATCTGAGGTAGTAGTCCTTCCTTTTGAGCTTTTGCCGATGTTTCTGTTGAATCATCGGATGATATGTTCCTATCTATCTGTGTAGTTTCATTATTCTGCGCTATAAATTCGTTTTGGGATTGTCGTGTTCCCAATATATTAAACCGGTCCGATAAAAACCATCCCACGATAACTAAAGTCGCAACAATAAAAGCTGTTTTAAAAATCCCTCTACTCGAAGATGGTCTATCCGATGGTGATGGTCTGTGAGCCTTCTTCTCGGAAAAAATTTCTTTTTTCTGTTCTTTAGGTTCCGTCACGAGATGTTGTTGGGCCATTTCCTTTGTTATTGAATGTAACGCTAGTCCCTTGACCATAGTCTCTTGAGGATTTTCGCTCCATAGAATTTTTGCTTGGGAGAAAATAGACTCTATTTTTTCACGGACGCACCAAAGCTGTGCCGCTCCTCCGGCAAATAATATAGTCCCAATATCCTCTGGCTGTAGAAATGCTTTGCTTAATGCTTCCCAAACGGGCTCCATGATTTGGGGCATGATGTCCTCGAATAAGGCGTCAATTTCTGAACGAGAAAGAGAAATCAGGACGTTTTGATCCTCAATCCCGAAATTTTCTTCTATCTCAGGAGTTCCATTGGTGACGGCTACCGATAGACGTTCTTTCAGCCTTGTGGAAAAAGCAGCAGTTTCCTCTTCGGAGGGAAGGTTCCCCTTAAAATCACCCTTGCTCAAAAAATCATTCAACTTTTTGTCGACCAATAAATTTATCTGTTCATCAAGCTTATTCCCACCACAAGAAGGATTTCCTGTGGCTGCAAGTTGCTTCGGATTCCCCTCTGCATCTAATTCCGCCACTGCGATGTTCATCGATGCACTCCCTAGGTCGTAGATAAGGATCTTCCCCTGCCCTAGGGATGTTTCACTGTTGAGCTTTTTTAGATAAGCTACTAACGCGCTTGATTCGTCGATAATTCTTACATTGGGAAAGCCTGCTTGCTCAACAGCCTTTATATAAGTGTTTTTTTGGATTTCATTCCAACCAAAAGGATATCCTATGGTGGTGACAGATTCGGCAATAACTGACGACTCCGACATAGTGCGTCCATTCAAACAAGCTTTCTCCAGATCGACTCTAATCTCACCGAGAAAAGCCACGATGATTGCATCGGCAGAAAGGGCTCCGTTGCTCGCTTTTACAAGATCTTTTCCACCTAAAAAAGACTTCAATCCTCCTTTGGCGCAAGGGAAAGATACTTTCCCTTGCTGGAGATTTTTCTGTTGAGAGTTTTTTTCACAGGCGTATATCTTAAGGTATTCAATCTCCTCATCGGTGTTTTGACTCAACGATTGAGGTGAGCATGTATAATAAGCCGCCAGTTTTTTGGAGCCGATGTCTATCGCAAAAAAATGATTCATCTAGCTCTCCCCCTTTATTTTTTGAATCTATTTAGTATTTTCTATTGTTACATCCAAGTGAACTTCGCACCCAGACCCCACATTTAACCAGCCGCTATAATTTGAGTTGGGTATTCCCGTATAGTCTAATAATTCTCCGGAGTCAGTATCGATGTCTATCATGAAAATGAATAGTCTAGAGTTAGATTTTGTATACCAAGTAAAGCTTTCATTGACGGTTCTCTGGGGTGTATCTGTATATGATCGCTGGTCTCTAGGAAATACTTTGATAGGGAGAAAATCGCCATTTTCGTATATGGCTATCACAAGTTTAACGTCAGGATCCCCTTCCGTAAGTCTTTCTCCCCAAGGACTATAATTAGTTTCTTTTTTTGCAACCTCACTATTTATGCGATATTTATTTATTTTTATTGAATATTTATCAATATAATACTCTAAACTAGCCCCCATGGCTGACGCTGCCTTGCTAACATTAAATAAAAAACAATAAACATCAGAATTAATTCTAAGTGAATCTATGGAATAGAGTTCATCTATTAAATGCTTTTGATAAACTGCATCGGCAGCTTTTGAAGTTGTTAATGGAAAAGATTGGACATCGTAAGGATGCTTGTTATAACGTTTATAGTAATCGATAGCTGTCTGTGCATAGGCAGAAAGGGCTTGTTTTGCCTCCCATAGCTCAGGGATACTGCCTTTAACATCTAGCGTGGATAGCTCCTTTTGTATGGCTGTTATTAGGGATATATTTTTATCCTCTTGGGCTTTTTCTAGTTTTTCAGCTACATACATTATTTCAAGTAATGTTTTTTCGTTGATTTGTTCTTGAGATTTTCTTGAAGTAGGTAGGTTAGTAGTTTTGCTGGAAATCGATTCTGCTGTTCCGCCCGTGTCTTTTAAACTATTATTAGTTTGATTTCCTGACACAGAAAACAGAGCGAATATTGCTACTATAAAGAAGCTGATAACGCATATTTTAAAGATATTTATCTTTTTGCCTGTTTTTTTGCTCGTATATGGATCTGGTAACATAGGATAGGTTTCATCCGATGAGGAAGAGTTGCTTTTATTCCCGTAAGGTGTCTTTATTACAGCTTGGTCTGAGCTTTCAGATGTCGCTCTTATTTGCTCTTTACCACATACCAAGACCTTTGAGTAAAGAGCTAAGCCCTTCGATACAGCTTCTTGTGGATTTGCGCTTCGAAGAATCTGGGCGTTGGGGAACATCTCCTTCAACTTTTCTCGGGCAAAGTAAAATCTTCCAGATCCGCCGGTCAATATGACTATGTCTATATCGGATGCGTCTAGCGAAGCTCCGCTCAGGGCATCCCATAATGGCTCTGAAAATCTAGTTATCAAATCAGCGTTCATCGTTTCAAAGGATGTGACGTCCATAGAAAACGTATCTCTGTCACCTTTACACTGTAAAATAGGGATAGTTTCGCTTGCTGAGTTACCTTTACCCTCGACAGCGATAGAAAGTTTTTCCTTCAATCTGCGTGAATGACGGCGTACCCAGGCCTTATCTCTGTTCGACATTTTTGTTTTATAGGTCTCTTGAAGTAGCTTTTCCTCCCAGGCTGAGGCGATTATCTCATCAAAGTTGCGTCCCCCAAGATCGGCTATTCCAGACGTGGCGATAACTCTTGGTTCCTCTGCGCCGGTCGTAGATATGATCGCCACATCGGAGGTTCCTCCTCCAAAGTCATATACTAAAACTTTCTGGACCTTATCCAGAGAAAGGTCTCCGAGGTAATAATGGTAATACAGTGCTCCTATTGGCTCTTCACATCCCTCAACGTTTGGAAAGCCGGCTTCCTCTGCCATCGAAATGGTAGCCTTTCGTTGAGCCTCACTCCAGCCGGAAGGGTGGCCGATAACGGTCTTTATCCCCTCTTTTGCGTCAATTTCCTTTAGAGGTGAGTTGCCGAAAAGCCCTCGTTCAATCTTTTCCCTCAGGTTGCGGAGAAAAATGATTCCTATATCACGAGCTGTCCCTGGTCCTTCTGGAAGCTGCAATATGTCCTTTGACGCTACCTTTAACTTAAATTCGTAAAACGTCCTTTCTGGTGCATCCCCTATCTCTTCCCAAGCTCTTAACCCGATGATCTCGATCTCATTTCCATCGGTTAGGCGCACCACACTTTCCGTTGTCCTTTGATTATCGATCTCGATGAGTTCTGGTTCAAAGGTTGCACTGATTCTAGTGCATGATATTGCGGTTGTGGTCGTTCCGAAATCTATTCCAATTAAATATTTCACTTAAAGCACCCCCCTATAAAAGTAATGTGGTTTGTTTTTTTGCGGTCATCGTTAATGTTGTTTATTTCATGTGCATTGTTTCCCAAGAGTTTATGGCAAATCTCTTTGTCTTGATAATGCTAGCACATATTAGGCTATCGTTGTAGTTCTAAAATAAATGTCCTGGCTTTTTATGATTATATGCGGAACAGAATAGTAACTCCGGGGGCATGTCAGCCACTATAAACTGGACAAATCCCCCTTCGGGATGGCTTATGGTCTCTATAGGTGTTGGGGTGGGTATGTCGTATCCGTCTTTCTCCCTGAAGTATAGACATTCCTCCAGGACCGCCTGAGCCTCGAGTATCACTTCCTCAACGGTGTCGCCGCAGGTAAAGCAGTTTTCCAGATCGGGAAAACGAGCGGTCCAACCGTCGTCGTCGGGACATATAATTGCGGGGTATCTGTAGTGTTTAGGTGGCATATTTCCAGCTCCTTCCGTGGTAATTTCAGAATCTAACCTAAAGGTCCAGCTGTCATTTTATCTGCCATTCTTCGCTATTTCCATGAGCCTGTCAACGTGCAAGAAAGTCTATCGATAATCCATATCAAAAAGCCCCCGGCAGTCACACCGCTGAGGGCTTTTTTGTTGTAAACTTATCCGAGGCTAACAGAGCTATCGAGAGGAGGTTTTTATATGGGAGAGGCGATAATAGATGTCTCCGGCCTGGGGAAGTCCTTCGGGGCGGTGCAGGCTGTGAAGGACCTGTCTTTTCAGGTGTTTAAAGGGGAGATCTTCGGCTTTTTAGGCCCCAACGGGGCGGGGAAGACCACAACGATCAACATGCTGACAGGCCTGGCAAGGCCCGATACTGGGACCATAACCATAGGGTCGACGGACTGCACCTCCGACAGGACGTTGGTCCAGCACCTCATGGGTATAGTTCCCGACGAGAGCTCCCTGTACCCCGAGCTTACGGGTTTTGAGAACCTGTGTTTCTGCGGTGCCCTCTACGGCATGAGGAAGAGTGACAGGGAAAAAAAGGCCAAGGAGCTGTTGGAGAAGGTTGGCCTTTCAGAAGCAGGAAAGCGTCGTTTCGGCGGCTATTCAAAGGGGATGGCCAGGAGGCTGTCCATCGCTGCGGGGGTTATCCACGAGCCGCCTATACTGTTTTTAGACGAACCCACCACCGGCATAGACGTTATGAGCGCCAGGACTGTTCGGTCTATGCTCAAGGAGCTCAACGACCGTGGAACCACGGTTTTCATAACGACCCACTACATGGAGGACGCCCAGAGGCTCTGCGACAGGGTAGCCTTCATAAACTCGGGCAAGGTGGTCCGCTTCGGCACTATGGAGGAGCTTCTGTCCGAGGACAGTGAGCAGGTGTTTTTTTCCCTGTTCCCCTACGACGGTGAGGGGCCTGTTGAGTCCATGTCACGGCTTTTCCCCGATATTTCCTTCAAAGATCAGGGAGAGGGCCTGTCTGCCTGGTCGTCGTCGCCTATCCCTGTCGGATCGGTGGTCTGTGCTCTGGAGCGAGAGGGATGGTCGGTGGCGGAGGCTAAAAAGGTTCCCCTCACGCTGGAGGACGTGTTTATGGCGATAACCGAAGGGGGGAAACCGCTGTGAGAGACTTTACGCTGCCCTCTTGGTGGATACCTTTTTGGAATATCCTTCTAAAGGATATAAAAGCCTACTATCTCAAGCCCCCTAACATCAGCTGGGGGATAGTGTTCCCTCTG from Dethiosulfovibrio salsuginis includes the following:
- a CDS encoding Hsp70 family protein, with amino-acid sequence MNHFFAIDIGSKKLAAYYTCSPQSLSQNTDEEIEYLKIYACEKNSQQKNLQQGKVSFPCAKGGLKSFLGGKDLVKASNGALSADAIIVAFLGEIRVDLEKACLNGRTMSESSVIAESVTTIGYPFGWNEIQKNTYIKAVEQAGFPNVRIIDESSALVAYLKKLNSETSLGQGKILIYDLGSASMNIAVAELDAEGNPKQLAATGNPSCGGNKLDEQINLLVDKKLNDFLSKGDFKGNLPSEEETAAFSTRLKERLSVAVTNGTPEIEENFGIEDQNVLISLSRSEIDALFEDIMPQIMEPVWEALSKAFLQPEDIGTILFAGGAAQLWCVREKIESIFSQAKILWSENPQETMVKGLALHSITKEMAQQHLVTEPKEQKKEIFSEKKAHRPSPSDRPSSSRGIFKTAFIVATLVIVGWFLSDRFNILGTRQSQNEFIAQNNETTQIDRNISSDDSTETSAKAQKEGLLPQISNPKNTKIICALEEESDNSDFLQGILFAKEQLDIISVESWQLNKTVATEKNDSYDFKIVIGSKENLETSKTEIASGDKQIGFTYVPLWKDSSDIVSPQLNAQDIMKIAGSDSVLIRRLANSEVSTDVTLSPSKTSGWSPFGGSDQNDTTEIKIIDLARTGSLKIVFLDTSPKNVYKNNSYDPKNPPIIIPPLDWHRGFWSVVLLIKQGLLGEDNTIENLSALLNTTITVVTKDEVLLYKRDKDNQDIQEIERFPLKN
- a CDS encoding ATP-binding protein, which encodes MNKLLLSQKEIQETVPAFDEHLLFALERRYFDFLRPDRLELCENVAESNFDYRTDLRMIRMDEISHEGEVDLGLHLMHFQNVLASMKDDSHNVISVIHGDKQKTSLYYGLAKRRDRAGTLGTDQYARMLGQTIHGNFLGAKFKPLSAVETQNEVVVPLLDHGEVTAFTGIPSLRDSKGPYVQGIDRFIEAMRGENYVLLCIAEPVGVPMVDGMVKNLFDLSSDVHANVKATVQKMKGSSDTVNIGMFGMRGVMNSSTGGTAETDGTTDSQSETIGTQEGSTRLGSGGALIAAGGAASMAVGGLLGGLVGSIVPGAGTIIGATLGAKIGGIFGSVAAPMAASAMGMPLASSVGRSIANTNTASQMHSFTRSIANTAGNTLGGGGFGGYAKGWNRSSSVSQEVLNRTAMHCEQLCESYIRRLQRGKNLGFWNVGIYLLTSDKYTQLRGQGLLRASLAGDETYWEPIRALPLQTDAVMAYLANFNNPQYNLLRYGIQKNELNDSIGWGVRIANMAKKIASGSVDRLISIIANTDDKTSTDILEKIRREPAQYSQEVLDKAWEEIESTNLGHPLGPVLGGIGTPLNTEELSIVMNLPRREVQGITLREAPAFGVNYAPLSENALRIGRVVHKRKPLDELPYQIPRSLLQKHAFVCGVTGSGKTNTCIRLLRDIELPFMVIEPAKTEYRQMLKKMPDLKIFTLGTESISPFRINPFEFVPGCELLTHIDSLKAVFSAAFPMYAAMPYMLEEAIIGIYQDKGWELATSSNRYLDNIESEHFYDYLPTLQDLLEKIDDVVNSKKYAIEQTMNYSAALKARISSLLTGSKGLMLNTRRSTPIDKLLNNKVVLELKYIGDDEEKCFLMGLLLSAIYEYREKRGGIGSSLKHVLLIEESHRLLKRVPDYVSPEVGNSRGKAVETFTNVISEIREFGQGIIVVDQIPSKLAEDVIKNTNVKIIHRTLAKDDRDYVGATMNLTDEQSRELCLLEPGQAVIHREGMDKAFLVQIDLEKEPGCQILDDNAISNDMQSFHRENSFVFMRYPGFEKIPGIATFYARQDFRKFHEELYLGIIGAFLLVLSGEAENLETIRASFRQQLQRRVRRSETVDVACHAIFYISALFSSLNSTYPGCYDKCISMNKEFVDYWFNNKGNLEKIRSDMKYLLMHDHLTAPFFGYYINKIDGETPKRLFASWEDSDQDYSTLDDFLEEGIKTLLFDSTISTKSKKALREDFLWTVLAGNPRRSIIMKKMAN
- a CDS encoding type II toxin-antitoxin system HicB family antitoxin produces the protein MPPKHYRYPAIICPDDDGWTARFPDLENCFTCGDTVEEVILEAQAVLEECLYFREKDGYDIPTPTPIETISHPEGGFVQFIVADMPPELLFCSAYNHKKPGHLF
- a CDS encoding HNH endonuclease signature motif containing protein: MITGGEIAKVIPEIAEGLGKTGVEKPGAGFDGPWNNVGTDIGKEAEKGAQSQIKSSFDGPWNRGEENIERGFNNSRTGSDFDGSWNNQHERSQSEYDDIDNKEKIDIRQEGRKYNDEVGDKAIGNNKEINVDDWEKVGPEEYAERKKEFAGNKDEIIEGWEKNNDQKWPTYKTDVHTKSGKLLRRAGDRYDAHHIQPLEFGGKNTADNIAPMHASDHHDKQGIHRPNGPYDKIANSLRH
- a CDS encoding ABC transporter ATP-binding protein; protein product: MGEAIIDVSGLGKSFGAVQAVKDLSFQVFKGEIFGFLGPNGAGKTTTINMLTGLARPDTGTITIGSTDCTSDRTLVQHLMGIVPDESSLYPELTGFENLCFCGALYGMRKSDREKKAKELLEKVGLSEAGKRRFGGYSKGMARRLSIAAGVIHEPPILFLDEPTTGIDVMSARTVRSMLKELNDRGTTVFITTHYMEDAQRLCDRVAFINSGKVVRFGTMEELLSEDSEQVFFSLFPYDGEGPVESMSRLFPDISFKDQGEGLSAWSSSPIPVGSVVCALEREGWSVAEAKKVPLTLEDVFMAITEGGKPL
- a CDS encoding Hsp70 family protein yields the protein MKYLIGIDFGTTTTAISCTRISATFEPELIEIDNQRTTESVVRLTDGNEIEIIGLRAWEEIGDAPERTFYEFKLKVASKDILQLPEGPGTARDIGIIFLRNLREKIERGLFGNSPLKEIDAKEGIKTVIGHPSGWSEAQRKATISMAEEAGFPNVEGCEEPIGALYYHYYLGDLSLDKVQKVLVYDFGGGTSDVAIISTTGAEEPRVIATSGIADLGGRNFDEIIASAWEEKLLQETYKTKMSNRDKAWVRRHSRRLKEKLSIAVEGKGNSASETIPILQCKGDRDTFSMDVTSFETMNADLITRFSEPLWDALSGASLDASDIDIVILTGGSGRFYFAREKLKEMFPNAQILRSANPQEAVSKGLALYSKVLVCGKEQIRATSESSDQAVIKTPYGNKSNSSSSDETYPMLPDPYTSKKTGKKINIFKICVISFFIVAIFALFSVSGNQTNNSLKDTGGTAESISSKTTNLPTSRKSQEQINEKTLLEIMYVAEKLEKAQEDKNISLITAIQKELSTLDVKGSIPELWEAKQALSAYAQTAIDYYKRYNKHPYDVQSFPLTTSKAADAVYQKHLIDELYSIDSLRINSDVYCFLFNVSKAASAMGASLEYYIDKYSIKINKYRINSEVAKKETNYSPWGERLTEGDPDVKLVIAIYENGDFLPIKVFPRDQRSYTDTPQRTVNESFTWYTKSNSRLFIFMIDIDTDSGELLDYTGIPNSNYSGWLNVGSGCEVHLDVTIENTK